The Gossypium hirsutum isolate 1008001.06 chromosome D02, Gossypium_hirsutum_v2.1, whole genome shotgun sequence region aacgtcgggtgtagggtaggctaaacaaagaaaataaaaatcaaagtatgtgtggcgttttgggggggtagagggaatgatagaatgaatggatgctcggaagcaacaagaaataataacaaaataaaactcacaagacttttcacttttttttatatacttcgatttttttttgaatttttttttttgaatttttttttcaaatttcctcttcttttttttttgatttttttttcaattacaatatgctgaaacacaaaggaagaagagaaaaaaaattacaacctaaatttttttttcacgttatgaacctactccgagcttggtacgaacgtcggcattccttgttttagtagctctgataccagatgatgtgatccggcccggattaattgagtcgtttcacgtaattgcccgattgtcgacgaggaatagttgagttatagaaaataggatgaaataaggctaaagatgcagaagctttcaaatggttttaaaggttggctaaggtgatggtaaatttataagggtagtaggctcgatttaaggataaaaataagaaaaatggaagttgataaatgaaggctcggtttagtaaaaagatattatagttgggtaaaatctaggatagtcggtggaatggataaatgagcttaaacaccagaaacgattcaacactaaaaaagtgtcaccccgatttctattcggttcaaggtgggattacggaattgtagaagggttgaacgccacaccaaagcaaggtgataagttcaaaagagaacgatagacgccactagcacgctagataagtcagatcgaaactcgtacgaatttagagaggagaaaactcactctttgaacaaagttcattcaaatgatcaaaagtcaaaagtcctttacaaatgaaatcaacaatttatactagtttcttatgctaaccgaataatccattcatgaacttaatgattaagtaatgaacctaaattaagacatgaaccttccagaaaaatgaccaatgatgtccttgtccatgttcggccgaatgggagatgaatgggcagcttcatgtatgagcaaactttggaagccaatgggattgtctaggttcggccatgggatgcatgaaactcccaaagggtgtctcttggccgaataggtgcttaggaaactccaagggtcctcccacatgcatcgattgtacatggaacttggaaggggccttgaacctagccatacatgcacttgcattgatcaccccccattcatgcatgtgtgccgtccaagggagatgcacctttcaatatgcattaaccttccatgtacatgaatgtatgtcctccaaacattgaaccggtccatgcatgtatcctcccgttcaattaactttcctatggaccttgcattaaatgccatgaatgtatcttccaaattcggctaacctacaaaagtaaataacataattaaataacacacaactattcatataattataatttaaaataataactaaataacttaatatcactaactaaatttgaacacaataattataagtcaacttataataaattcagctagctcaaaaaaatagtcaaaacactcaatgagttgaaattgagctaggggtttcggcatgagctgtagcaaacttaattataaactaaattaagacttagtttattgaaagaaagaaagaaggagctgaaagtaagctcggttgagctcaaaggagctgaaacaagctcaaatgagctgagttgagctggacggtgctcgaggagctagaaatgagctaggatcagcttgccaacaatgcacgggtcctttggatagttgcttcaagctgattttgtgagatTTGGCCCTTGTTTCggaccaaggttttgcattagaagctaaaatagcttctaggaaatgtttagcataagcttgagttataggtcctttaggcagctcgtttagatcttggtttgcactcgaggatgccccgggcgtgctcacatcaaGCATTTCCTGAGGGATTGTCTGAATAGAGTTGAGGTTTCACAGACTTAGAATTTGGCACCTATTTATGCGCCTGCTAGAGGCTGAAGTCGTGGTAGAGGTAATGGGAGAGCAGTTGGGCAGTGAATTGTTGCTCACAATGTTGCTTAACAAGTTCAGTCTAGAGGTCCAACTCGGTTTTATGCTGTTAGGGAACTTGAGGATCAAGATCCACCGATGTTATTGCAGGTACACTCATTTTGCAATCTATTCCATTGTTTTCCTTGGTTGATTCTTGTTCTACACATTCATAAATTTTGAGTGAATTAGCTTGTAAGTTAGGGATTCTTGTAGAGACTATTGACTTGGGTACGACTCTAATTAGTTCTTTTGGAGATAGTGTTGTTGTGAATAAGTTTTATTGTAGGTGTCCCTTTATGATACAAGGGCACATTTTTTTTGTGGATACTATGGAATTTTCATTTTACGGTTTTTATGTTATCCTTGGGATGGACTGATTGATTAAACATAAGGCTAAAGTAGAGTTTGAGATGAAGTGAATTACCTTGAGAAATAGTGATGGGTTGGAAATTATTGTAGTGGGTGAAAGACCAGGATTCCTGTCTAATGTTGTTTCGGCTTTGAAAGCTAAAAATATGATGggggaaaggttgtgaagcttactttctTATGTGATGAACTCGGTTAGTAAGGAGTTGAGAGTTCAGGATATCCGAATCGTTAAGGATTTTCCTGACGTGTTTCTTAAAGAGTTGTTTGGCTTACCACTGGAATGAGAAGTGGAGTTCGAAATTGAGCTTTATCTTGGTACTGCATCGGTGTCCATTGTGCCCTATTGCATGGCATCAAAAGAGCTCAAAAAGTTAAAGATtcaattgcaagagttgttggatagagggtttatatgatcaagtgtgtctctgtggggtgCACCGATTTTATTtctgaagaagaaggatggtaggatgcggatgtgtatagattatAGACAATTGAATaagctgaccattaagaataattATCATTTGCCTTGGATTGATGAgttgtttgatcagtttcgagGTGAAATGGTGTTCTCGAAGATTGACTTAAGAtttgggtattatcagttgaaggtgAAGGAGTTTGATGTGGTGAacgaagcataagccacaactttaccttcttgcattaacaTACAATCAAGTTTTGTATAAGAAGAATCACTATAAACTACAAAATCTTTTCCTAGTTCCGGTTGAATCAATACAGGTGCCTTCGTCAACACTGCCTTTAGCTGTTCTAAACTTTTTTGCCTTTCATCTGTCCATTCAAACACTACATTCTTCTAAAGTAGTTTCATTAAGGTTGCAACAATAAGGGAAAACCCTCCAATGAACCTAAGATAGTCACCAGCCAAACTTAAGAAACTCTGAACTTCTGTAACACTCAAAAAATCTGAACTGTATATTTCATGTATTAATTTTCTAAACTGTATGTTTTTCTGAAATCAGGTGGCTCAAAAGTTGATGTCTGAATGGTCAAACAAAGAGTTCAATATTTTACAATCAAATTAGTAGTTATACAAATTATAGTAAATTCCTTAAGATTCCTTTTGTCATGGTTCCATTAAAATGTAAATCCAATTCGAAATATACTGGATTTGTCTATGCCCAtattttttctcatttaattTTTGCTTAAATTTGGTTTGGTCCAGTTTAATTTCTTTTGTGAAAAAaccgttaaaattttttttgtcagATTAGATTCTGATTAAATTTAGAATAAGATAAGATTAAACTTTTAAACACATAAAACTCTCCTAATATTGTTTTTTTGCCCATATATATTGGTTAAGAGATATTGAATTATTTACCAATTAatcggtaaaagtatcatagaagTCCTTATATTAAGGGCAAAATTACATTTGGCctcatttactcaaaaaatggacaaattagtccctatacattagatcaaagagcaaactagttccttctattaaaaatttcatctctttgtattgttaaaaactggtgtGGTTAACATAATAACCAGAGAGTGACGTTGCGTGACACGTGTGCCTCATGTTGACGTACATTGAGTAGTATTTAAAAGTAGATatcgataaaaattttaacagagtGATTTGTTtcctctttgatctaacatacatgGATAAAATTGCCCATTTTCTTTAGTAGAGGGACCAAAATATAATCTGACTCTTAATACAGGGGCCTTCATGGTACTTTAGTCCCATTTAACCCAACTAGTGTTGATATAATTTCTATACTTTGTTTGATAAAAATCATTCATGAAATCTCAAAAAGACACATTGAACTACGACTAAATTCAAAGTTGAGCTAAATCAAAATCTTAAATGACGAAAAAACTCTTCATCATCATTTTCTTTATCCACGTACCTTACTTAGGGACTTCTTACCACTCAACCTAATAAGATTTCTAAAAatacaaatacaacattcataaTCAGCTTTCATCAGCTTGTTAGTGCCTAGTACATACATATGCGCGTAATTACTCCCGTTCTCTAGGTACTTCAGCTAATTTACATGGTTCACCTTTCATCATTTGTTGAAATTCATGGAAGTCAAGCACTCCATTGCCATCAAGATCAAACACTCGAATCATAGCAACGCAGTCTTCATACGATTTCATATCCCCTAAACGATTAAGCATCTGCTGCAATCCCACTGGCGTAATGCACCCACTACCTTTGTCAACTTCGTATATCTCGAAAGCTCTTTTGATATCATCGCCTTCATTTCCTCCCTCCATCAACTTCACAAACTCCTTGAATTCCAACAAGTTATCACCATCGATGTCGAAATCTTGGATAACCCTTTGAGCTTCCTCTTTTGACATGTTGTCGCCTATGGAAGCAAAGTAAGAGATGAGTTCTTCGCTTGAGATCTTACCATCTCCATCAGTATCAAACCGATGAAAGACCGCTTGGAGGGCTTCTTCTTTAGTGTTATTATGTAAAGCTGGTACAGTGGCAGCCACTGATGGTGGGAGCAAGGAGCTTGAGGATTTGGATCTTGAACGAAGGCGAGAAAGGCTTAATCTTAATCCCTTGTTGGAGAACCATTTGGTGGGTGGCTTAGAAATACTAGCgatttccatgaaaactacttgaAAGAGTAATTTGGCTTAGGAATTTCACATTTCTATCCAACCTGTGAACAAAAGCCAAAAGGGGGAACATTGAGTCTTGCGTAGAAGTTGCGTGATGGAGGACATCGTAGAGGTGAAGT contains the following coding sequences:
- the LOC107910175 gene encoding probable calcium-binding protein CML41, with the protein product MEIASISKPPTKWFSNKGLRLSLSRLRSRSKSSSSLLPPSVAATVPALHNNTKEEALQAVFHRFDTDGDGKISSEELISYFASIGDNMSKEEAQRVIQDFDIDGDNLLEFKEFVKLMEGGNEGDDIKRAFEIYEVDKGSGCITPVGLQQMLNRLGDMKSYEDCVAMIRVFDLDGNGVLDFHEFQQMMKGEPCKLAEVPRERE